ACTACTGCGACCAGGAAGCCGCTTTCGCCGCCGAGTCCGACGGGCTCAGGGTCGGCCTCTGCGAGGAGCACTTCCGGGAGCGGTTGCAGGAGCTCGCCGAGGCAGACGGTCTCGAGACGCTGAAAGAACGAGTCAACGTCGACCGCGCGGAGTGAAAAAACGCCGCTTGCGCCCTTTTTACGCCGTACGACCCGCGTCTACGTCGATCGCATCTACCGGACAGACGTCGACACAGAGCATGCAGTCGATGCACTGGGCCTCCTTCGTTGGTTCAGCCTTTTGATCGCTCTCAGGATGACCCGGCGTGTCGACCCAGGTGAAGACGTCGACGGGACAGTCCTCGAGGCAGGCCCCGTCCGCGATGCAGATGTCGTAGTCGACGGCGACGTGGGTGCCGTGGATCCCGAGTTGCTCGGGTTCGTCGACCGGCCCCCAGACGGCGACGCCGTTCTCCTCGCCGACTTTCTCTCGATTCTCGTGGAACTGCGGATCAATGGCCATTGCTAACATCCACATCGTACGACGGGCCCTTAACTGTATCCCTCTATTTATATACTCCGCGGCGCACTCTCGAGTTAGGTGAGCCTAAAAGCGCAGGACGTGAAGGCCTCTCGATTTTCTGACTATTCTTCGCTGCGGTAGGCTATATATTGGACGAGAGGAGAACACGACCATTCGAACGGTGATCTCAACAGACCGGCTTCGGGTTCGCTCCCAGTCCTTCGAGGGTCTCGACGTACTCGCCGTAGGCCGCCTCGATTGCTCCCGTCGCGGCTTCTTTCGCCCGGTTCCAGTCCTCCTCGGATTCACAGACCGTCGAGAGCGCCTCGAGCGTCACCTCGCGTTGGGTCTCGAGATCGTCGCCGAAGTCCCGGAAGACCTGTGCGGTCCGGGGGTCGGCGCTGCCGACGAAGAAGCCGACGGTCTGGCTCTTCGAGCGGTCACTGGCGAGGATACGGCCGAGGAGACCGCCCAGCCGCGAGACGGTGTCCTCGCGCTCGCGAAGGAACTCGTGGAGCGCGGGCGTCTCCGCTTCCCCGGGGTCGAGATCGTCCTCGAGGAGGTCGGTGACGGTCTCGTAGTGGTCGCGCTCGTCGCTCGCGGCCGAGGCGAAGGCCCGGCGAGCGCCGTCGTGGGGTTCGTCGTCGGCCCACGCCTCGAACGTCCGCCAGGCGGCGTACTCGGCATCCGCGGCCGCCCGGAGGACGGGGTCGGTGTCGATGTCGCCCTCGGTCGCGGCGTACAACGACTTCGAGGAGCCGAGTCGGGAGAGGGGAGTCCGGTTCTCGTCTTCGATGGTCTCGGGGAACGTGTCGGTGTCGGTCATGAGTCTGTGTAAACGATGGACGCGGAGAATCGTGTTTCTATCGCCCTATCGCCGTAATCGGCGAGAGCCGCTCACGACGGCGGACGAATTTAGCGGATTCGGTGCTCGAACGGTCGTTTTCGGGTTCTCGAGTCTCGATTGCACCGGGTCGGGTTCGGCCCCGTTCAACTCCCGTCGCCGGTCTCGATTGGCGCGTTGACGAGGTTGCCCCACTCGGTCCAGGAGCCGTCGTAGTTGACGGCGTCCTCGTAGCCCAGCAGTTCGTGAAGCGCGAACCAGGCGACCGAAGAGCGCTCGCCGATGCGGCAGTAGGCGACGGTCGTCTCGTCGCCGTCGATGCCCTCCTCGCCGTACAGTTCCTCGAGTTCGTCGCGACTCTTGAACGTGCCGTCGTCGTCGGTCACGGCCGCCCAGGAGATGTTCTTCGCGCCGGGGACGTGGCCGCCACGCTGGGCGGTCTCCTGCAGTCCCGGAGGCGCGAGGACTTCGCCGGAGAACTCCTCGGGCGAGCGGACGTCGACGAGCGGGAGACCCTTGTCGATGGCGTTCTCGACGTCGTCGCGGTAGGCGCGGATGGACTCGCGCGGGCCGGACGCATCGTAATCGACGGCGGAGAACTCGGGGACCTCGTCGGTCGTCGGGTAGTCGTTCTCGAGCCAGTACTCGCGGCCGCCGTCGAGCAGGCGGACGTCGTCGTGACCGTAGTACTTGAACTGCCAGTAGGTGTAGGCGGCGAACCAGTTGGCGTTGTCGCCGTACAGCACGACCGTCGAGTCGTCGCTGACGCCGTGACTGCCCAGCAGGTCCTCGAAGTCCTCCTTCGAGAGGATGTCGCGCGTCGTCTGGTCCTGGAGCTGGGTCTCCCAGTTGAACCCGATGGCGCCGGGGGCGTGGCTCTCGTCGTAAGCCTCGGTGTCTACGTCGACTTCGAGCAGTCGGTACTCGGGGTCGTCGCTCTCGAACTGATCGAGTCGGTCGGCCACCCAGTCGGCGGTGACCAGGACGTCGTTGGCGTAGGTGTCGTCTGCCATGGCCGGTACAATGGGGACGGCACGGAAAGCGACTGGCGAATCGGCCAATACGGTCGTCGCTCGACCATACTGGCTAATCTTGCCGCCACTTCGAAGCGCCTCGGGACCGCGACCGGCGTTCTCGAGGCGTTTCCGACCGATCGAGTCCCGGGTTCGGACATTCTTGCCGCTACCTCGGTCAGACGGGGACACCTGCCGTGACCGGTGGTCTCTGGAGCCTCGACGACGAATCCTCGTCGATGAGCGAGACCATCGTCGCCTCGGTCGACTGGCTCGAAGCCCACCGGGAGAACCCGTCGGTCCGTCTCCTGGACGTGCGCGACGCCTGGGAGTTCGACGGCATCGGTCACCTTCCGGGAGCGGTGAACCTCCCGTTCGACGCGTTTCGCGACCGCGAGAGCGACGACCCGGGGACGCTTCCGGGGCAATCGGTCATCGAATCCCTCCTGGGTTCGGCTGGCATCGAGCCCGCGGACACCGTCGTGGTCTACGACGACACCTACGGCGTCTTCGCCGCCCGGGTGCTCGTCACTCTCCGGCTCTACGGCCACGACGACGTTCGCCTGCTCGAGACCGATTACAGCGGCTGGGCCCGCGAGCACGAGACGTCCCAGGAGCCGACGGCGTTCGAGGAAACTGCGTACGAGGCGTGGCCGCTGGACCTCGACCTCGACAAGAACCGCGAACGCGAACACGACCGCGACCGCGAACGCGAGACGAGCCCCCTGGTCGAAACCGAGATGATCGAGGCCGTGCTCGAGGAACCCGACTCGGACGAACACGTCCTGGTCGATACGCGCGAGCGCGAGGAGTTCGAGACGGGGCACCTGCCGGGGGCTGTCCGCTTCGACTGGCGCTCGACCGTCGACGAGGACCGCCGTCGGCTCAAATCTAGGGACGACCTCGAAGACCTGTTCGCCGACTACGGGGTCACGCCCGACAGACGGGTGATCCTCTACTGCAACACGGCGCGCCGGATCAGCCACACGTACGTCGTCCTCCGCTGGCTCGGGTTCGAGCGGGTCGGCTTCTACGAGGGGAGCCTGACCGAGTGGGAGGCTCGAGACGGCGTGATCGAGCGGGGAGCGAGCGGGTGAGCGTACGTCCACGAGTACGTGAGCGTACGACGCGAAACCGGGCCGTGTGGAGGCGTCCCGCACGGACAAAGGGCTTAACCGGCCCGACGAAGTACACTCGAGGCATGCAGCACGTGAAGATTCCGCAGGACCGGATCGGTGTTCTCATCGGCGAGGGTGGCGAGACGATGCGTCGGATCGAGTCCGAAGCCGAGGTCCGCCTCGACATCGACTCCGAGAACGGGTCGGTCGCCGTCGAGACCGTCGGCGACCCCGTCCGCGGCCTCAAGGGGCCCGAAATCGTTCGAGCCATTGGTCGCGGATTCGCCCCCGACGACGCGCTCCGCCTGCTCGCAGACGACATGATGCTCTTCGATCTGGTCGACATCGACGCCGTCGCCCGCAACAAGAACGACCTCCAGCGACAGAAAGGCCGGCTCATTGGCGAGGGCGGACGCACGCGCCAACTCATGGAGGAACTCTCGGGAGCCTCGGTCGTCATCTACGGGTCGACGCTCGGCATCATCGGCACGCCCCCGGAGGTCGACGCCGCCCGGACGGCCGCCGAAATGTTGCTCGACGGCGCCCCCCACGGCGCAGTCTACTCGTTCCTCGAGGACCGGCACAACGAGATGAAACACCAGGGAATGCAGTATCACCGCTTCCCCGGCAGCGAATCCTGATCGAGGCCTCGATCCGTCCCGACCGGGAGCGCCAACGCGATTCCCGTCCAGGACACCGAGTTTACCATCGTCGGTATTCGCGACGGGCACATCAGCGGCTGGTCCGGCGAGACGACGGAACGCGACGAGGGAAGTCGATCGAAATTACGGTTCGGGTATCCGTCGACCGCATCGGCGAGGTGATTGACCTCGAGCGACCGGACTTGAGCTTTCGCGGACGCACGGGAGGAGTGAACGTTCCGTCGGCCCACGTCCCATTATCCAGTCTGCTCATCGATCCACCGAACCCAGGCGCACGGTAATGGACTACATATATACTCGCCAGCGACGTTACACACAAACGCAAGACACGGGCGCTGTGTGTCGGTTTAACAAACTCGATAACGAAGCATTTATATAGAATAGCAAACAATCCATGAGTATGTCACAGCAGCAAATGGGCAACCAGCCCCTCATCGTACTCTCCGACGACAGCCAGCGGACGTCCGGCAAGGACGCACAGTCGATGAACATCACGGCCGGGAAAGCCGTCGCCCAGGCGGTGCGCACGACCCTCGGCCCGAAGGGGATGGACAAGATGCTCGTCGACTCGACGGGCAACGTCGTCGTCACGAACGACGGCGTCACCCTCCTCACGGAGATGGAGATCGATCACCCCGCCGCCAACATGATCGTCGAAGTCTCCGAGACCCAGGAGGAGGAAGTCGGCGACGGCACCACCTCCGCCGTCGTCGTCGCCGGTGAACTGCTCAAGCGCGCCGAGGACCTCCTCGAACAGGACATCCACGCCACCACCCTCGCTCAGGGGTACCGCCAGGCTGCCGAGAAAGCCGGCGACGCACTCGAGGAGATTGCCATCGACGTCGACGAGGACGACGACGAAATCCTCGAGCAGATCGCCGCGACGGCGATGACCGGCAAGGGCGCCGAGAACGCGAAGGACCTCCTCTCGGAGCTCGTCGTCCGCGCGGTCCAGACCGTCGCCGACGAGGACGGCGTCGACACGGACAACGTCAAGGTCGAGAAGGTCGTCGGCGGCTCCGTCGAGAACTCCGAACTCGTCGAGGGCGTCATCATCGACAAGGAGCGCGTCAGCGACAGCATGCCCTACTTCGCCGAGGACGCCAACGTCGCTCTCATCGACGGTGCCCTCGAGATCAAGGAAACCGAGATCGACGCCGAGGTCAACGTCACCGACCCCGACCAGCTCCAGC
This region of Natronosalvus halobius genomic DNA includes:
- a CDS encoding DUF6757 family protein, with amino-acid sequence MNCHYCDQEAAFAAESDGLRVGLCEEHFRERLQELAEADGLETLKERVNVDRAE
- a CDS encoding 4Fe-4S dicluster domain-containing protein, translated to MAIDPQFHENREKVGEENGVAVWGPVDEPEQLGIHGTHVAVDYDICIADGACLEDCPVDVFTWVDTPGHPESDQKAEPTKEAQCIDCMLCVDVCPVDAIDVDAGRTA
- a CDS encoding rubrerythrin family protein — encoded protein: MTDTDTFPETIEDENRTPLSRLGSSKSLYAATEGDIDTDPVLRAAADAEYAAWRTFEAWADDEPHDGARRAFASAASDERDHYETVTDLLEDDLDPGEAETPALHEFLREREDTVSRLGGLLGRILASDRSKSQTVGFFVGSADPRTAQVFRDFGDDLETQREVTLEALSTVCESEEDWNRAKEAATGAIEAAYGEYVETLEGLGANPKPVC
- a CDS encoding sulfurtransferase, with product MADDTYANDVLVTADWVADRLDQFESDDPEYRLLEVDVDTEAYDESHAPGAIGFNWETQLQDQTTRDILSKEDFEDLLGSHGVSDDSTVVLYGDNANWFAAYTYWQFKYYGHDDVRLLDGGREYWLENDYPTTDEVPEFSAVDYDASGPRESIRAYRDDVENAIDKGLPLVDVRSPEEFSGEVLAPPGLQETAQRGGHVPGAKNISWAAVTDDDGTFKSRDELEELYGEEGIDGDETTVAYCRIGERSSVAWFALHELLGYEDAVNYDGSWTEWGNLVNAPIETGDGS
- a CDS encoding sulfurtransferase — translated: MSETIVASVDWLEAHRENPSVRLLDVRDAWEFDGIGHLPGAVNLPFDAFRDRESDDPGTLPGQSVIESLLGSAGIEPADTVVVYDDTYGVFAARVLVTLRLYGHDDVRLLETDYSGWAREHETSQEPTAFEETAYEAWPLDLDLDKNREREHDRDRERETSPLVETEMIEAVLEEPDSDEHVLVDTREREEFETGHLPGAVRFDWRSTVDEDRRRLKSRDDLEDLFADYGVTPDRRVILYCNTARRISHTYVVLRWLGFERVGFYEGSLTEWEARDGVIERGASG
- a CDS encoding KH domain-containing protein, with the protein product MQHVKIPQDRIGVLIGEGGETMRRIESEAEVRLDIDSENGSVAVETVGDPVRGLKGPEIVRAIGRGFAPDDALRLLADDMMLFDLVDIDAVARNKNDLQRQKGRLIGEGGRTRQLMEELSGASVVIYGSTLGIIGTPPEVDAARTAAEMLLDGAPHGAVYSFLEDRHNEMKHQGMQYHRFPGSES